In a genomic window of Neoarius graeffei isolate fNeoGra1 chromosome 13, fNeoGra1.pri, whole genome shotgun sequence:
- the klf15 gene encoding Krueppel-like factor 15: MVNRLLLDEVTFLQYSSSLPVQHLSDMVRDERIYQVLPSPFSEDELSDSSSSRSCSSPESQVLISRCSSSSSSESQDGLLDFLLSQSQTSSTPVLTPAMVPPVLPMGLSWESRRDQTTKEECFEFPVFPGDLEEHAGLLFQPTLEEIEEFLEENMEVVALKEKAETIPDISEMKTQDQTVPVSSMTEMAELKPKSVQSSARLSTGCQIAVKKELLSQKAVAMESSGAPVFLQIQPIPIKQEPNLNPTPTAQSPTSTPDIKIAQLLVNIQGQTFALVPQVVPPASLSSTSSKFVRIAPVPIAAKPSGQMENAAGGTQGAGLLIGSQKFQKSSVADLIKMHKCTFPGCAKMYTKSSHLKAHLRRHTGEKPFACTWPGCAWRFSRSDELSRHRRSHSGVKPYQCHICEKKFARSDHLSKHIKVHRFPRNSRTRSTH, encoded by the exons ATGGTGAATCGCTTGTTATTGGATGAAGTAACGTTTCTACAGTACAGTTCTTCTTTACCAGTTCAACACCTGTCTGACATGGTGAGGGACGAGCGGATCTACCAGGTGCTTCCCTCTCCGTTCTCCGAGGATGAGCTGAGTGACTCTTCCAGCTCACGTTCCTGCTCCAGTCCCGAGTCTCAGGTCCTGATCTCCAGGTGCAGCAGCAGCTCAAGCAGCGAGAGCCAAGATGGCCTCCTGGACTTCCTCCTCTCTCAGAGCCAAACGTCTTCCACCCCAGTGCTAACTCCTGCCATGGTTCCACCTGTCCTCCCCATGGGTCTGTCCTGGGAGTCTCGCAGGGATCAGACCACCAAAGAGGAATGCTTTGAGTTTCCTGTATTTCCTGGAGATCTGGAGGAACATGCAGGGCTTCTCTTTCAGCCCACATTGGAGGAGATTGAGGAGTTTCTGGAGGAGAACATGGAGGTTGTAGCCTTAAAGGAGAAAGCTGAAACAATACCAGACATATCAGAAATGAAGACACAAGACCAAACAGTGCCTGTCTCCAGCATGACGGAGATGGCCGAGCTCAAGCCGAAGAGTGTCCAGTCTTCTGCTAGACTCTCTACAGGCTGTCAGATTGCAGTGAAGAAGGAGCTGCTCTCCCAGAAGGCAGTGGCAATGGAGAGCTCAGGGGCACCAGTGTTCTTGCAGATCCAGCCCATTCCCATCAAACAGGAACCAAATCTGAATCCAACACCCACAGCTCAGTCGCCAACGTCCACCCCAGACATCAAAATCGCCCAATTGCTAGTCAACATCCAAGGGCAGACATTTGCTCTGGTTCCTCAAGTGGTTCCACCAGCTAGCCTCAGCAGCACTTCGTCCAAATTTGTCCGCATCGCTCCGGTCCCCATCGCAGCCAAACCTTCAGGACAGATGGAGAATGCAGCCGGCGGAACACAGGGAGCAGGACTCCTCATCGGGAGTCAGAAGTTCCAGAAGAGCTCCGTAGCTGATCTGATTAAAATGCACAAGTGCACTTTTCCAGGCTGTGCCAAGATGTACACAAAGAGCAGTCACCTGAAGGCTCACCTAAGGAGGCACACGGGTGAGAAACCATTTGCCTGCACGTGGCCAGGATGCGCCTGgag GTTCTCCAGGTCAGATGAGTTGTCGCGTCACAGACGCTCACACTCCGGAGTGAAACCGTATCAGTGTCACATCTGTGAGAAGAAATTCGCCCGCAGTGATCACCTGTCCAAACACATCAAAGTCCACCGCTTCCCACGAAACAGCAGGACACGCTCTACGCACTGA